In Deferribacteraceae bacterium V6Fe1, one genomic interval encodes:
- the cysK gene encoding cysteine synthase A: MRNLYNKMYQTVGNTPLVRLEKVSKELGVNLFAKLESRNPGFSVKDRIAYGMLNDAISTGKLKDGMRIIEPTSGNTGIALAMMGASLGFKVTLVMPESMSIERRAMMKYYGADFILTPAEKGMKGAIDKATEVLNENPKEYFMPQQFDNPANPKIHEATTGPEIFRDLQGDIDFFVAGVGTGGTISGTSRYLKRVSFKSFASVAVEPAKSPAIIKYLNKEDFTPAPHKIQGIGAGFIPKNLDLSVIDHVYAVDDEAAFEAAKELAFSEGIAAGISSGANFEAAKAVAKNLAKQDDNIVFIVCDTGERYLSTDLFSK; encoded by the coding sequence ATGAGAAATCTATACAACAAAATGTACCAAACAGTAGGAAACACACCACTTGTTAGGCTTGAAAAGGTTTCAAAAGAGCTCGGAGTAAATCTGTTTGCAAAACTGGAAAGCAGAAATCCCGGATTTTCCGTAAAGGATAGAATCGCTTACGGAATGCTTAATGATGCCATTTCAACAGGCAAACTAAAAGATGGGATGAGAATAATTGAGCCTACAAGCGGCAATACAGGAATAGCCCTTGCTATGATGGGTGCTTCATTGGGATTTAAGGTTACCCTTGTCATGCCTGAGTCAATGAGCATCGAAAGACGGGCAATGATGAAATATTACGGAGCAGATTTCATTCTTACTCCGGCTGAAAAAGGGATGAAAGGGGCAATCGACAAGGCGACCGAAGTCTTAAATGAAAATCCTAAAGAATATTTCATGCCTCAGCAGTTTGACAACCCTGCAAACCCTAAAATTCACGAAGCGACAACAGGCCCCGAAATTTTCAGAGACCTGCAAGGTGACATAGACTTTTTTGTCGCAGGTGTCGGGACAGGTGGCACAATTTCCGGGACTTCCAGATACTTAAAAAGGGTAAGTTTTAAAAGTTTTGCAAGCGTTGCGGTTGAACCTGCCAAAAGCCCCGCAATCATAAAATATCTTAACAAAGAGGATTTTACCCCTGCACCACATAAGATACAGGGGATAGGAGCCGGTTTTATACCAAAAAATTTAGATTTAAGTGTAATTGATCATGTTTATGCCGTTGATGATGAAGCGGCATTTGAGGCGGCAAAAGAACTTGCTTTTAGCGAAGGGATTGCGGCAGGGATTTCTTCCGGGGCAAATTTTGAAGCGGCAAAAGCGGTAGCAAAAAATCTTGCCAAACAAGATGACAATATTGTATTTATCGTGTGTGATACCGGTGAAAGATATTTGAGCACAGACCTATTTTCAAAATAA
- a CDS encoding extracellular solute-binding protein has translation MKKLILIALLAFFAVSSYSFDANLAKKEGKVNLYANITAIEPLVEKFSSDTGVKATYTRISTSKYLATVLTEFSAGKLQADVVQGPLPILNTLKDKGVLKKYDKSFLDGYPDWAKADDYIAAFGIEYVAVIYNKELVKGDDIPKNYMDLINPKWKNKIVMPDPASHATTISWLVGLKENKIFGNDEEWMKFVKGLAANRPMFVKSFSPTPAPVESGEKLLAISMPKYIVTKAPAPLDWVKTDTLLGSPRGIALVEKSTNPNAAEMFLKYWLSENNMRELANKVGEYVLAKNVFPPINEIEKAKVIPIRELTDEETKKWGEEFKTIFYGK, from the coding sequence ATGAAAAAATTAATCCTAATCGCATTACTGGCATTTTTTGCCGTTTCCTCCTACTCATTTGATGCCAATCTTGCAAAAAAAGAGGGTAAGGTTAATCTGTATGCAAATATTACCGCAATTGAACCTCTGGTTGAAAAATTTTCATCTGACACTGGGGTAAAAGCTACTTACACACGGATATCTACATCAAAATATCTTGCCACTGTCCTTACAGAATTTTCAGCCGGGAAACTGCAAGCTGATGTTGTACAAGGGCCACTTCCAATACTTAACACTTTAAAAGATAAAGGGGTGCTTAAAAAATATGACAAATCTTTCTTGGACGGCTATCCTGATTGGGCTAAAGCGGATGACTATATCGCAGCATTTGGAATAGAATATGTAGCAGTAATTTACAACAAAGAATTAGTAAAAGGGGATGACATACCGAAGAACTATATGGATTTAATAAACCCAAAATGGAAGAATAAAATCGTTATGCCTGACCCTGCTTCACATGCGACCACAATTTCCTGGCTTGTGGGCTTAAAAGAAAACAAAATATTTGGCAATGACGAAGAATGGATGAAGTTTGTCAAAGGTCTTGCAGCAAACAGGCCTATGTTTGTAAAATCTTTCAGCCCTACCCCTGCACCTGTTGAAAGCGGAGAAAAACTCTTGGCTATCTCAATGCCTAAATATATAGTTACAAAAGCTCCGGCTCCTCTTGATTGGGTTAAAACAGACACTCTCCTTGGCTCACCGAGAGGGATTGCTTTGGTTGAGAAATCTACCAATCCGAATGCTGCCGAAATGTTTTTAAAATATTGGCTTTCTGAAAATAATATGAGAGAACTTGCAAATAAGGTTGGGGAGTATGTTCTTGCTAAAAATGTATTCCCTCCAATAAACGAAATTGAAAAAGCAAAAGTTATTCCTATAAGGGAGCTTACCGACGAAGAAACAAAAAAATGGGGAGAAGAATTCAAAACCATTTTTTACGGTAAATAG
- a CDS encoding ABC transporter ATP-binding protein, translating into MIKVRNLNKYYHADSKIIKALDNVNIEIPSNKIFTLLGPSGCGKTTLLRSLVGLETPDSGEIEIDGQIVFSSEKHIYIPTEKRGLGMVFQTYAIWPHMTIYENIAYPLENLKLPKDEIKSRVKDILKLVQLDGFENRPATKISGGQQQRVALARALVAKPKVILFDEPLSNLDAKLREDTRKELKVFLSELGITAVYVTHDRIEALALSDTIAVMRSGKIVETGTPKKIYFHSETSFVADFIGKVNIFKGEVAGEDGKHTILKTELGTIKGIANRKYSKGEQALFFIRPEFINISKEPASNINTIKGILKNLVFVGESYEADFVTGAHTFSVTINPDDNFVENEEAFITFDPKYTVIIND; encoded by the coding sequence ATGATAAAAGTCAGAAACTTAAACAAATATTACCATGCAGACTCTAAAATTATTAAAGCTCTTGATAATGTAAATATCGAAATCCCTTCCAATAAAATTTTTACTTTGCTTGGACCGAGCGGATGCGGAAAGACAACTCTGCTTAGGTCATTGGTAGGTCTTGAAACACCTGACAGCGGAGAAATTGAGATTGACGGTCAAATAGTTTTTTCAAGTGAAAAACACATATATATACCTACCGAAAAAAGAGGGCTTGGTATGGTTTTTCAGACATATGCTATATGGCCACATATGACAATATATGAAAATATAGCTTATCCCCTTGAAAACCTTAAATTACCTAAAGATGAAATTAAAAGCAGAGTTAAAGACATACTTAAGCTGGTACAGCTCGACGGCTTTGAAAATAGACCCGCCACCAAAATTTCAGGAGGGCAGCAGCAAAGGGTCGCTCTGGCAAGAGCACTCGTGGCAAAGCCTAAAGTAATCCTTTTTGACGAGCCATTGAGTAACTTAGATGCTAAGTTAAGAGAAGATACAAGAAAAGAGTTAAAGGTTTTCCTTTCGGAGCTTGGAATTACTGCGGTTTATGTCACTCATGACAGGATAGAAGCTCTCGCTCTGTCCGATACCATCGCTGTAATGAGGAGCGGTAAAATAGTTGAAACAGGAACACCAAAAAAGATTTATTTTCATTCGGAGACAAGTTTCGTTGCTGACTTTATTGGAAAAGTAAATATTTTTAAGGGTGAAGTAGCAGGGGAAGATGGTAAACATACAATTCTTAAAACTGAGCTTGGGACAATCAAAGGTATTGCAAATAGAAAATATTCGAAAGGCGAACAAGCTCTATTTTTTATAAGGCCTGAATTTATAAATATTTCCAAGGAACCTGCATCAAACATAAACACAATTAAAGGTATTTTAAAAAATCTTGTTTTTGTGGGTGAATCGTATGAAGCAGACTTTGTCACAGGTGCACACACTTTTTCGGTAACAATTAACCCTGATGATAATTTTGTAGAAAACGAAGAGGCTTTTATCACATTTGACCCTAAATATACCGTTATAATAAACGATTAG
- a CDS encoding iron ABC transporter permease, whose protein sequence is MLLLGSFLNNLGNFSGFTFEKYIAAYTDPEFLKIIYNTVVFVVGSAIFAAVLAIFLSYMNTRTDIPFKFLFKIISIIPMMIPHILFSISWVLLLNPSNGILNTALMNILGLSDSPFNIYSISGMIFVEGLLDLPIAYLIIAPAMSSFDISLEESSKVSGASNTKTFFKITLPVLRPAIMASFILVIVRSLASFAVPSVIGMPGRIYVLSTHIYRVVSSGFSADYGMAAAIGMSALAASIVLIYIYRYLVSETSKFVTISSRGFKPVLISLKNYKYPLFFLVGFISFILIVVPVVVLCYTSLTPYVMVPTKRAFSMMSLKNWYEVMKDPISMLSLKNSLFLGITGATLGVLLSVFVSYVIVKVKTKAAGFLESLSFLSFSFPGIVIGVGFMWFFVKTPLYGTIWALLIGYIATYLPYGIRPISSAFIQIHDSLEESSRVCGASYLTTLRKIIIPLLIPGIVSSWILMSTMFFRELTLSVVLSRPGSEVLAVQILRFSEDGLWGKLSALGIIMILFSTIIVVCASLLGKKFSKMHI, encoded by the coding sequence ATGCTTTTATTGGGAAGTTTCTTAAACAATTTGGGGAATTTCAGCGGATTTACTTTTGAAAAATATATTGCAGCATACACTGACCCTGAATTTTTAAAAATAATTTATAATACAGTGGTATTCGTGGTAGGCTCAGCCATTTTTGCAGCAGTTTTGGCGATATTTTTATCATACATGAATACACGCACAGACATTCCGTTTAAATTCTTATTTAAAATTATCTCTATAATACCTATGATGATACCTCACATACTTTTTTCCATAAGTTGGGTACTATTGCTCAACCCGAGCAACGGTATTTTAAATACTGCATTAATGAACATTCTTGGACTTTCAGACAGCCCGTTTAACATATACAGCATATCGGGGATGATTTTTGTGGAAGGGCTTTTGGATTTGCCGATAGCATACCTCATAATCGCACCGGCAATGAGCTCATTTGATATCTCCCTTGAAGAATCTTCAAAAGTAAGCGGAGCATCTAACACAAAAACATTCTTCAAAATTACACTTCCTGTTTTAAGGCCTGCAATAATGGCATCATTTATCTTGGTAATAGTTAGAAGCCTTGCATCATTTGCCGTGCCTTCGGTAATAGGTATGCCGGGAAGAATTTATGTCTTGTCAACTCACATATATAGGGTTGTTTCCTCAGGATTTTCTGCTGACTATGGAATGGCTGCAGCAATAGGGATGAGTGCATTAGCGGCTTCTATTGTATTGATATATATTTACAGATATCTTGTTTCAGAGACAAGCAAATTCGTAACAATTTCAAGTCGCGGTTTTAAGCCTGTACTTATAAGTCTTAAAAATTATAAATATCCACTATTTTTCTTAGTGGGCTTTATCTCATTTATACTTATAGTTGTCCCGGTTGTAGTACTATGCTACACATCCCTCACCCCTTACGTGATGGTCCCCACAAAACGTGCATTTTCAATGATGAGTCTAAAAAATTGGTACGAAGTGATGAAAGATCCCATATCTATGTTATCGCTAAAAAACAGCCTATTCCTTGGCATTACAGGTGCAACACTGGGGGTGTTGTTATCCGTTTTCGTATCTTACGTAATAGTTAAAGTTAAAACAAAAGCCGCCGGGTTTCTTGAAAGCCTTAGTTTCCTTTCTTTCTCTTTCCCAGGAATAGTAATTGGTGTAGGCTTTATGTGGTTTTTTGTCAAGACCCCGCTTTATGGTACAATATGGGCACTTCTAATCGGTTATATAGCAACTTACTTACCCTACGGAATAAGACCTATAAGCAGTGCTTTTATACAGATACATGATAGTCTTGAAGAGTCTTCAAGGGTTTGCGGGGCATCCTATTTAACCACACTAAGAAAGATTATAATACCGCTTTTAATACCGGGAATTGTTTCATCCTGGATACTAATGAGCACAATGTTTTTCAGAGAGTTAACCCTATCTGTAGTCCTTTCAAGGCCTGGTTCGGAAGTACTTGCTGTGCAAATTTTAAGATTTTCAGAAGATGGATTATGGGGGAAACTTTCCGCTTTGGGAATTATAATGATATTATTTTCAACAATAATTGTAGTGTGTGCCTCACTTTTAGGGAAAAAATTTTCTAAAATGCATATATAG
- a CDS encoding DUF362 domain-containing protein, translating into MQSKVYFSSLNNKKFNSPLNKIKKLFNRLEPSRYFGKKSLIAIKTHFGELGNTAFINPVYIRPIAETLIQLGVNPYLTDTNTLYVGMRTNSVDHLKNAYLNGFNFSTLQLPVIIADGLRGENSVSVPIKGELLKSVKLAADIINADGMVVVSHFKGHEVSGFGGAIKNLSMGCASREGKLEMHSISVPSVHEDKCTSCGRCLFACAHNAITINPKAKINENCTGCARCIAVCPEEAIGINWNETSENTQLKMAEYAFGVNEALKGKILYVNILTNISPACDCYPGNDAPITGDIGFLSSTDPVAIDMASFDLVKKAMGVNADPFKEIYSYLDSMIQLKHAEKLGLGSCSYELIPIK; encoded by the coding sequence ATGCAATCAAAAGTTTATTTTTCATCACTGAATAATAAAAAGTTTAATTCCCCTTTAAACAAGATAAAAAAGCTTTTTAACAGACTTGAACCGAGCCGATATTTTGGTAAAAAATCTTTAATTGCCATTAAAACCCATTTTGGAGAGCTTGGTAATACGGCTTTCATTAATCCTGTGTATATCAGGCCTATAGCGGAGACTCTTATTCAGCTTGGGGTAAACCCTTACCTTACCGATACAAATACGCTTTATGTGGGGATGAGGACAAACAGTGTAGACCATTTAAAAAATGCTTATTTGAACGGGTTTAACTTTTCTACTTTACAATTACCGGTAATTATAGCGGATGGACTTAGAGGTGAAAATTCCGTTTCAGTACCTATTAAAGGTGAGCTTTTAAAAAGTGTCAAATTAGCAGCTGATATTATAAATGCTGATGGTATGGTTGTTGTTTCACACTTTAAAGGGCATGAAGTATCAGGCTTTGGAGGAGCAATAAAAAACTTGTCTATGGGATGTGCTTCGAGGGAAGGGAAGCTTGAGATGCATTCCATATCTGTGCCATCTGTTCATGAAGACAAATGTACTTCTTGCGGCAGATGCCTTTTTGCTTGTGCCCATAACGCGATAACGATAAATCCTAAAGCAAAAATTAATGAAAATTGTACCGGGTGTGCAAGGTGTATCGCTGTATGTCCTGAGGAAGCTATTGGTATTAACTGGAATGAAACATCCGAAAATACTCAGCTTAAAATGGCTGAATATGCGTTTGGGGTAAATGAAGCATTAAAAGGGAAAATTTTGTATGTTAATATACTGACAAATATTAGCCCTGCGTGTGATTGTTATCCAGGGAATGATGCTCCGATTACAGGGGATATCGGGTTTTTATCTTCAACTGACCCGGTGGCAATTGATATGGCATCTTTCGATCTTGTAAAAAAGGCTATGGGGGTAAATGCTGACCCTTTTAAAGAGATTTATTCTTATCTTGATTCTATGATTCAGTTGAAGCATGCAGAAAAGTTAGGGCTTGGAAGTTGCAGTTACGAACTCATACCTATTAAATAA
- a CDS encoding mechanosensitive ion channel — protein MNNKLPFIGITLGDILTRENIFLALSLAAIIFLTLLIFIYLKILAKKGKISVNFAKLVKYVAIIAVSEFIIYFYKGFPPVVKFSKGVEIIAFGIFVKIFVVDIYYLEIIKKKTSKTSHIIADILKFTIIAVFLLYFLRSVFEFNLAAILTPSAILTAVIGLSMQDTIGNLISGLIIQLEKPFEIGDWIEIDSTLGEVVEINWRYTKIKNLQDIYIILPNNNLAKDKVINYTKPTPEINQMITIGVSYSASPILVKSAIAEVVKSNPNTKLIDIFLKEYGDSSIIYEIYYTVKGIGNLRKTKDEIYSGIWYNFKNKGIEIPFPIRTVIMKKEEEGPAINTELINKLKSSDIFSEISESVLMDFLSYGLIKEYFENEEVIKEGEYGESMFFILEGKFEAKKHGKSLGILQPGDFFGEMSLLTGDKRYATITAVTKAKAIEIDRQAFKVLLQKERKVIDKVKSVIESRSKGNEANGPARGSKKVNNTGVFEKFKKIFSIS, from the coding sequence ATGAATAACAAACTACCATTTATCGGTATCACATTAGGCGATATTTTAACAAGAGAAAATATTTTTTTGGCTTTAAGTCTTGCGGCCATTATCTTCTTAACACTATTAATTTTTATTTATCTTAAAATCCTTGCAAAAAAAGGGAAAATATCAGTCAATTTTGCTAAGCTTGTAAAATACGTTGCCATAATAGCAGTTTCTGAATTTATAATTTATTTTTACAAAGGGTTCCCCCCTGTCGTTAAGTTTTCAAAGGGTGTTGAAATTATTGCATTTGGTATTTTCGTAAAAATATTTGTGGTAGATATTTATTACCTTGAAATTATCAAAAAGAAGACATCAAAAACAAGCCACATAATTGCCGATATACTAAAATTTACTATAATAGCAGTCTTTTTACTATATTTTTTAAGATCTGTATTTGAGTTTAATTTGGCTGCAATTTTGACCCCGTCGGCAATATTGACAGCAGTAATCGGTCTTTCCATGCAGGATACCATAGGCAATCTTATTTCTGGACTTATCATTCAGCTTGAAAAACCTTTTGAAATCGGAGATTGGATTGAAATTGACTCTACCCTTGGAGAAGTAGTTGAGATAAATTGGCGTTACACAAAAATCAAAAATCTGCAAGATATTTATATCATCTTACCAAACAATAACTTAGCAAAAGACAAAGTTATTAATTATACTAAACCTACTCCGGAAATAAATCAGATGATTACTATCGGTGTCTCGTATTCCGCGTCGCCAATACTTGTAAAATCAGCCATAGCCGAGGTTGTAAAAAGTAACCCAAATACAAAGCTGATAGATATCTTTCTCAAAGAATACGGTGATTCATCGATCATATATGAAATATATTATACCGTAAAAGGGATAGGTAACCTTAGAAAAACCAAAGATGAAATATATAGCGGCATCTGGTATAATTTCAAAAATAAAGGTATAGAAATACCATTCCCAATAAGAACGGTAATTATGAAAAAAGAGGAAGAGGGACCAGCTATAAATACCGAGTTAATCAATAAGCTGAAATCATCTGATATCTTCTCGGAAATCAGCGAAAGCGTTTTAATGGATTTCCTCTCTTACGGGCTTATTAAAGAATATTTTGAAAATGAAGAGGTCATAAAAGAAGGAGAATACGGAGAAAGTATGTTTTTCATACTTGAAGGTAAGTTTGAGGCTAAAAAGCATGGCAAAAGCTTAGGGATATTGCAGCCCGGGGATTTTTTTGGTGAAATGAGCCTTTTGACCGGGGATAAGAGATATGCTACAATCACCGCTGTTACTAAAGCAAAAGCCATTGAAATCGACAGACAGGCATTCAAAGTCTTGCTTCAAAAAGAAAGAAAGGTCATTGATAAGGTTAAAAGTGTCATAGAATCAAGAAGCAAAGGGAATGAGGCAAATGGTCCGGCCCGCGGAAGCAAAAAGGTAAATAACACCGGAGTGTTTGAAAAATTTAAAAAAATATTCAGTATCAGCTGA
- a CDS encoding IclR family transcriptional regulator, with amino-acid sequence MKRDKTEYAVQAVNNAIDILEILGDCDNELSVSEIGIKLGLTRSNVNKLLTTLENFGYVEHNRYTGNYRLGVKTFQIAQAYLNKLSLIDISMQFLTELRDLTGESAYISVLRGSKVVYLNLVETNKSVRVLPRIGNVGPAYATATGKAQMAFMEKKEFEKYFSQEKLIKVTENTIDDFNLLQKELEKVREQGFATDNEEYELGVRCVGAPVFNFMGDVIAGISISAPKERLSEEKMNTEAASMVKDIARRLSIKFGFKG; translated from the coding sequence ATGAAAAGAGATAAAACAGAATACGCTGTCCAAGCAGTAAACAATGCAATAGATATATTGGAAATACTTGGTGATTGTGACAACGAATTAAGTGTAAGCGAAATCGGTATTAAGCTTGGGCTAACAAGGAGCAATGTCAATAAGTTGCTAACCACACTCGAAAATTTCGGGTATGTCGAGCACAACAGGTATACAGGCAACTACAGGCTTGGCGTAAAGACCTTTCAAATCGCACAAGCATACCTAAACAAACTGAGTCTAATTGACATATCCATGCAGTTTTTGACCGAGTTAAGAGACTTGACAGGTGAATCGGCTTATATAAGCGTCCTTAGAGGATCAAAAGTAGTCTATCTCAACTTAGTAGAAACAAACAAATCAGTAAGGGTGCTACCAAGAATAGGAAATGTGGGACCAGCTTATGCCACTGCCACAGGTAAGGCACAAATGGCCTTCATGGAAAAGAAAGAATTTGAAAAATACTTTTCTCAAGAGAAACTTATAAAAGTAACTGAAAATACAATAGATGATTTCAACCTTCTTCAAAAAGAGCTTGAAAAGGTAAGAGAACAAGGCTTTGCGACAGATAATGAAGAATACGAGCTTGGAGTAAGATGTGTCGGTGCACCGGTATTTAACTTTATGGGGGATGTAATTGCAGGTATCAGTATTAGCGCCCCGAAAGAAAGGCTAAGCGAAGAAAAAATGAATACTGAAGCTGCATCAATGGTAAAAGATATAGCCAGAAGGCTTTCTATTAAATTTGGATTTAAGGGTTAA
- a CDS encoding GTP cyclohydrolase I FolE2, which translates to MLKDIQSQQDFRNITIDKVGIKDILYPITLKDKAKGNQHTVAKINAYVQLPHNFKGTHMSRFVEILNGYRENISISSFKLILDELCEKLNSDEAHIEVYFPYFVEKVSPVSGQISLMDYECGFIGSKSKDKKDFVLSVKVPVLSVCPCSKEISKYGAHNQRSYVKIDIRYCKMVWIEELIEIAERSASAPIYALLKREDEKYITEKSYENPVFVEDIVRNVAEKLIADDRVTWFEVSSENQESIHNHSAYAVIMRDKREGLVNP; encoded by the coding sequence ATGTTAAAAGATATACAAAGCCAGCAAGATTTTAGAAATATTACCATAGACAAGGTAGGGATAAAGGATATCCTTTATCCTATTACCCTGAAAGATAAAGCCAAAGGTAATCAGCATACCGTTGCAAAGATAAATGCGTATGTGCAGCTTCCTCACAATTTTAAGGGGACACACATGTCGCGGTTTGTTGAGATTCTTAACGGGTATAGGGAAAATATAAGTATTTCATCATTTAAACTGATTCTTGATGAGCTCTGCGAGAAGCTCAACTCTGATGAGGCTCACATAGAGGTTTATTTTCCGTACTTTGTGGAGAAAGTTTCCCCCGTTTCAGGTCAGATATCTCTGATGGATTATGAGTGTGGCTTTATCGGCTCAAAATCCAAAGATAAAAAAGACTTTGTGTTATCCGTAAAAGTTCCCGTATTATCCGTATGTCCTTGTTCAAAAGAGATTAGTAAATATGGCGCACATAATCAGAGAAGTTATGTAAAAATTGATATCAGATATTGCAAAATGGTGTGGATTGAAGAGCTGATTGAGATAGCTGAGCGGTCAGCAAGTGCTCCGATATATGCACTTTTAAAGCGGGAAGATGAAAAGTATATTACCGAAAAGTCATATGAAAATCCTGTTTTTGTAGAAGATATAGTAAGAAATGTGGCGGAAAAACTTATTGCTGACGATAGAGTTACATGGTTTGAAGTATCAAGTGAAAACCAGGAAAGTATACACAACCATTCCGCTTATGCCGTAATTATGAGGGATAAGAGAGAAGGGTTGGTTAACCCTTAA
- a CDS encoding ATP-binding protein, whose product MQKLKKLPIGIQTFSKIIEGDYIYVDKTKEAFELIKNYSYVFLSRPRRFGKSLFLDTLKELFEGNKKLFEGLYIYDKWNWDEKYPVIKISWDGKNRTIKDLESTLKETLLDNQKRLDIECEDDLDLVICFRRLITLAAEKYNQKVVVLIDEYDKPILDVLDNIEQAKEHREYIKGLYSVLKGVDAYVKFAFLTGVSKFSKASIFSGLNMLTDISLNPKYGNICGYTQKDIETSFMPYFKDVDLEKVKKWYNGYNFLKDNVYNPFDILQFISNEFLFRNYWFETGTPSFLIKLIKERNYFLPKLTNLIVDDKLLSSFDIENIDLEVILYQSGYLTIEKMIEDELLSSIEYKLKIPNLEVQISLNDYIINYLFKGDNRLKSPLIKSLYYEKLEDFKVALTSLFASIPYTNFTKNDLNLYEGFYASVIYAYLASLGIDIIGEDITNKGRIDLTLFVGDKIYILEFKVDGQQGEALRQIKERNYAEKYLNEGKQIYLIGIEFSSEQKNVVNFEWEKI is encoded by the coding sequence ATGCAAAAGCTAAAAAAGCTTCCTATAGGGATACAGACTTTCAGTAAAATAATTGAAGGAGATTATATTTACGTTGACAAGACAAAAGAGGCCTTTGAATTAATCAAAAATTACTCATATGTTTTCTTATCCCGCCCCCGCAGATTTGGTAAATCTTTATTTCTTGATACATTAAAAGAATTGTTTGAAGGGAATAAAAAGCTTTTTGAAGGTCTGTATATTTATGACAAGTGGAATTGGGATGAAAAATATCCGGTAATAAAGATAAGCTGGGACGGTAAAAATAGAACTATAAAAGATTTGGAATCAACACTTAAAGAAACTCTACTGGATAATCAAAAAAGATTAGATATTGAGTGCGAAGACGATTTGGATTTGGTTATCTGTTTTAGAAGACTAATTACGCTGGCTGCAGAAAAATATAATCAAAAAGTAGTCGTATTAATAGATGAATACGATAAACCTATCTTAGACGTATTAGATAATATTGAGCAAGCAAAAGAACATCGGGAATATATAAAAGGTTTATATTCTGTTTTAAAAGGTGTAGATGCCTATGTCAAATTTGCATTTTTGACAGGCGTGAGCAAATTTTCCAAGGCATCTATTTTTAGCGGGCTCAATATGCTCACGGATATCTCCCTCAATCCGAAGTATGGCAATATTTGTGGCTATACTCAAAAAGATATAGAAACCTCATTTATGCCTTATTTTAAAGATGTGGATTTAGAAAAGGTAAAAAAATGGTATAATGGTTATAATTTTTTAAAAGATAATGTGTATAATCCCTTTGATATTTTACAATTTATCAGCAATGAATTTTTATTTAGAAATTACTGGTTTGAAACGGGGACCCCTTCTTTTTTAATCAAACTTATCAAAGAGAGAAATTATTTTTTGCCAAAGCTAACAAATTTGATTGTAGATGATAAACTACTTTCAAGTTTTGATATAGAAAATATTGATTTGGAAGTGATACTTTATCAATCTGGTTATTTGACAATTGAAAAGATGATAGAAGATGAATTGCTTAGTTCAATAGAGTACAAGCTAAAGATACCAAATCTTGAAGTCCAAATATCTTTGAATGATTATATTATAAATTATCTGTTTAAAGGTGATAATAGACTAAAAAGTCCCCTAATCAAGTCTCTTTATTATGAAAAGTTAGAAGATTTTAAAGTAGCGTTGACTTCACTGTTTGCCTCAATCCCTTACACCAATTTTACAAAAAATGACCTTAATTTATACGAAGGTTTTTATGCCAGCGTGATTTATGCATATCTTGCATCCCTTGGGATAGATATAATCGGTGAGGATATTACAAACAAGGGCAGGATAGATTTGACACTTTTTGTAGGGGATAAGATTTATATTCTGGAGTTTAAGGTTGACGGGCAACAAGGTGAAGCTTTAAGGCAAATCAAAGAGAGGAATTATGCCGAAAAATATTTAAATGAAGGCAAACAAATCTATCTTATTGGCATCGAATTTAGCTCTGAACAAAAGAATGTGGTAAATTTTGAGTGGGAGAAGATTTAG